A region from the Drosophila mauritiana strain mau12 chromosome 2L, ASM438214v1, whole genome shotgun sequence genome encodes:
- the LOC117150823 gene encoding haloacid dehalogenase-like hydrolase domain-containing protein 2 translates to MFLLSRGTRSFQQLRKMSIKGALIDLSGTLHVEDEPTPNAVEALKRLRDSGVLVKFVTNTTKDSKATLHERLCRIGFQLDASEIYSSLSAAVSYVENERLNPYYILSEDARQDFPPEDTRRYKDSVVIGLAPKAFNYDQLNEAFNVLLENKNHKLIAVHQGKYYKRAEGLALGPGCFVKGLEFATGRTAKVIGKPNPYFFEGALDGRDPASCVMIGDDANDDIVGAMSMGMQGILVKTGKYLPDVKPSPPPTALLENFAEAVDWIIQKNQS, encoded by the exons ATGTTTTTGTTATCCAGAGGAACGAGAAGCTTTCAACAGTTGAGAAAGATGTCTATTAAAGGAGCACTCATTGATCTCAGTGGCACCTTGCATGTGGAGGATGAACCTACTCCGAATGCTGTCGAAGCGTTGAAAAG ATTGCGTGACTCTGGCGTACTGGTGAAATTCGTTACAAACACCACGAAGGATTCAAAGGCCACTCTTCACGAACGGCTTTGCAGGATTGGCTTCCAACTTGACGCCTCTGAGATCTACAGCTCCTTGAGTGCCGCAGTCTCTTATGTGGAAAATGAGAGACTTAATCCTTACTATATTCTGTCTGAGGATGCACGACAGGACTTTCCGCCGGAGGACACTAGGCGCTATAAGGATTCAGTTGTAATCGGTCTGGCACCCAAGGCCTTTAACTATGACCAGCTGAACGAGGCTTTTAA CGTTCTGTTGGAAAACAAGAATCACAAACTGATCGCCGTGCATCAGGGTAAGTACTACAAACGAGCAGAAGGCCTGGCCTTGGGCCCCGGGTGCTTTGTCAAGGGTTTGGAGTTCGCTACAGGACGAACCGCCAAAGTGATTGGCAAGCCCAATCCTTATTTCTTCGAAGGAGCTCTGGATGGCCGGGATCCAGCCTCATGCGTTATGATTGGAGAC GATGCCAATGATGACATTGTGGGCGCCATGAGCATGGGCATGCAGGGAATTCTGGTCAAGACCGGCAAATATCTGCCAGATGTTAAACCATCGCCACCTCCAACAGCGTTGTTGGAAAACTTTGCAGAGGCTGTCGATTGGATTATACAGAAAAACCAATCTTAG
- the LOC117150820 gene encoding alanine--tRNA ligase, cytoplasmic encodes MKLLTAKEVRNAYLDFFKEQKHIYVHSSSTIPLDDPTLLFANAGMNQFKPIFLGTADPNSEMSKWVRVANTQKCIRAGGKHNDLDDVGKDVYHHTFFEMLGNWSFGDYFKKEICSWAWEFLTQRLALPKDRLYVTYFGGDAASGLEPDLECKQMWLDLGLKPEHILPGSMKDNFWEMGETGPCGPCSELHFDRIGGRSVPELVNMDDPDVLEIWNLVFIQYNRESDGSLKQLPKKHIDCGMGFERLVSVIQNKRSNYDTDLFVPLFDAIQAGTGAPPYQGRVGADDVDGIDMAYRVLADHARTITIALADGGTPDNTGRGYVLRRILRRAVRYATEKLNAKPGFFATLVNTVVDLLGDAFPEVKKDPQHIIDIINEEELQFLKTLTRGRNLLNRTIEKLGNQTTIPGDVAWRLYDTYGFPVDLTQLMAEEKSLKIDMDGYEAAKHNSYVLSQGKGASKIEEINLDVHAISQLQEQGVPPTNDTFKYKYEAVSDERDSAYNYGVCNSKIVALRFENQFVNEITSGQKAGIVLDKTNFYAESGGQIYDQGALVKVNDEANEFLVDRVYNRGGYILHIGVVEGTLKVGDELELHIDVERRWLTMKNHSATHALNHCLLQVLGKDTEQKGSLVVPEKLRFDFNSKAAMTIEQVSKTEQLTKEMVYKNVPIYAKESKLALAKKIRGLRSVFDEVYPDPVRVISFGVSVDELEQNPDSEAGEQTSVEFCGGTHLRRSGHIMDFVISSEEAIAKGIRRIVALTGPEALKALKKSEAFEQEIVRLKATIDNDKSGKDSKSHVKEIVELTEQISHATIPYVKKDEMRNLLKGLKKTLDDKERALRAAVSVTVVERAKALCEANPNATVLVEQLEAFNNTKALDAALKQVRSQLPDAAAMFLSVDADSKKIFCLSSVPKSAVEKGLKANEWVQHVSATLGGKGGGKPESAQASGTNYEKVDEIVQLASKFAQSKLS; translated from the exons ATGAAGTTACTCACAGCAAAGGAGGTGCGCAACGCTTATCTGGACTTCTTCAAGGAGCAGAAGCACATCTATGTTCACTCGTCCAGCACGATTCCATTGGACGATCCCACGCTGTTGTTCGCCAACGCCGGCATGAATCAGTTCAAGCCCATTTTTCTGGGCACCGCTGATCCAAACAGCGAAATGTCCAAGTGGGTGCGCGTGGCCAACACGCAGAAGTGCATTCGCGCCGGTGGCAAGCACAACGATCTGGACGACGTGGGCAAGGATGTCTATCACCACACCTTCTTTGAAATGCTGGGAAACTGGTCCTTCGGTGACTACTTTAAGAAGGAGATCTGCTCCTGGGCCTGGGAGTTTCTCACGCAGCGACTCGCCCTCCCCAAGGATCGTCTGTATGTGACTTACTTTGGTGGTGACGCGGCCAGCGGTCTGGAGCCCGATCTGGAGTGCAAGCAAATGTGGCTGGACTTGGGCCTGAAACCGGAACACATCCTTCCGGGCAGCATGAAGGACAACTTCTGGGAGATGGGCGAGACTGGGCCCTGCGGACCATGCTCTGAGCTGCACTTTGACCGAATCGGCGGACGCAGCGTTCCGGAGCTGGTTAACATGGACGATCCCGATGTTCTGGAGATCTGGAATCTCGTGTTCATCCAGTACAACCGAGAATCTGACGGCAGCTTGAAGCAACTTCCCAAGAAGCACATTGATTGCGGCATGGGTTTCGAGCGGCTGGTGTCCGTCATCCAGAATAAGCGATCTAACTACGATACCGATCTGTTTGTGCCACTTTTCGATGCCATCCAGGCGGGCACTGGTGCCCCACCATACCAGGGTCGTGTGGGTGCCGACGATGTGGACGGCATTGACATGGCCTACCGCGTGCTTGCCGATCACGCCCGCACCATCACCATTGCATTGGCTGATGGCGGCACTCCGGACAACACTGGCCGAGGCTATGTCCTGCGACGTATCCTTCGTCGCGCTGTGCG TTATGCCACTGAGAAGTTAAATGCCAAGCCCGGTTTCTTCGCCACCCTGGTGAACACCGTGGTTGATCTGCTTGGTGATGCCTTCCCGGAGGTGAAAAAGGATCCCCAACACATCATTGATATCATCAACGAGGAAGAGTTGCAGTTTCTTAAGACGTTAACGCGCGGGCGCAACTTGCTGAACCGCACAATTGAAAAGTTGGGTAACCAGACTACCATTCCCGGAGATGTTGCATGGCGGCTGTACGACACCTACGGCTTCCCAGTCGATCTAACCCAGCTTATGGCAGAAGAGAAATCCTTGAAAATCGATATGGATGGCTATGAGGCAGCCAAGCATAATTCATATGTGCTTTCGCAGGGCAAAGGTGCTAGCAAAATCGAGGAGATCAATCTGGATGTGCACGCCATTTCGCAGCTACAGGAGCAAGGTGTGCCACCAACCAACGACACCTTTAAGTACAAGTACGAGGCTGTGTCTGACGAACGCGACTCCGCCTACAACTACGGTGTGTGCAATAGCAAGATTGTTGCCTTGCGTTTCGAAAACCAGTTTGTGAACGAGATCACCAGCGGACAGAAGGCGGGCATCGTTCTGGACAAAACTAATTTCTATGCAGAGAGCGGTGGTCAAATCTACGACCAAGGTGCACTGGTTAAAGTCAATGACGAGGCGAACGAATTCCTTGTGGACCGTGTCTACAACCGCGGAGGCTACATTCTTCACATTGGCGTTGTAGAGGGCACCCTTAAGGTGGGTGATGAGTTGGAACTGCACATCGACGTGGAGCGTCGCTGGTTGACCATGAAAAACCACTCGGCCACCCATGCCCTTAACCATTGCTTGCTGCAAGTATTGGGTAAGGACACCGAGCAGAAAGGCTCTCTGGTAGTGCCAGAGAAGCTACGCTTTGACTTTAACAGCAAGGCGGCAATGACCATCGAGCAGGTGTCCAAGACGGAGCAGCTGACTAAGGAGATGGTCTACAAGAATGTGCCGATTTACGCAAAGGAGTCGAAATTGGCCCTGGCCAAGAAGATCCGAGGTCTGCGATCGGTCTTCGACGAAGTGTACCCGGATCCCGTTAGGGTAATCTCCTTCGGAGTGTCCGTAGATGAACTGGAGCAGAATCCCGATTCTGAAGCCGGCGAACAAACCTCCGTCGAGTTTTGCGGCGGCACCCATTTGAGGCGCTCGGGTCACATCATGGACTTTGTGATCAGCAGCGAAGAGGCCATTGCCAAGGGTATCCGACGAATTGTGGCTCTTACAGGACCCGAAGCTCTGAAGGCACTGAAGAAATCTGAAGCATTTGAACAAGAAATCGTCCGGCTTAAGGCCACCATTGATAACGATAAGTCTGGTAAGGACTCCAAGTCGCATGTGAAGGAGATTGTTGAGCTGACTGAACAAATCTCGCATGCCACGATTCCCTACGTGAAAAAGGACGAGATGCGCAACCTGCTGAAGGGCTTGAAGAAAACATTGGACGACAAGGAACGTGCCCTACGTGCTGCTGTCTCCGTCACTGTTGTGGAGCGCGCCAAGGCTCTGTGCGAAGCCAATCCCAATGCCACCGTGCTGGTCGAGCAGTTGGAAGCCTTCAACAACACCAAGGCGCTGGATGCCGCACTGAAGCAAGTGCGCAGCCAGCTGCCCGACGCTGCCGCCATGTTTTTGTCAGTGGATGCGGACTCCAAGAAGATCTTCTGTCTCAGCTCGGTGCCGAAAAGTGCCGTGGAAAAGGGTCTGAAGGCCAACGAGTGGGTGCAGCATGTTTCCGCCACGCTGGGTGGCAAGGGAGGTGGCAAGCCGGAATCCGCCCAGGCATCGGGCACAAATTACGAAAAGGTGGATGAAATTGTCCAGTTGGCCAGCAAATTCGCTCAGTCGAAACTGTCTTAA
- the LOC117150825 gene encoding uncharacterized protein LOC117150825, whose protein sequence is MALSRAKPDELPRDAVVITEDQALKYQWKIITSWDKIGDVWSLRYTPGILSALAAGTGAYINNHYRTKLRLGGHGRLSTYLPIVAVPAIFTMLAHKFFIQRPILLNPLGECPVCIQMRSAAFQTSLGIVYPTILAPFAAFLFATRCYTYRIPSITENPREVFMLWRKITRPIVPALGTLIGLQALLTMFLTGQEDKQNFKIMLRMREIEHQLEEEHLPQRMDF, encoded by the exons ATGGCATTATCACGCGCCAAGCCCGACGAACTGCCCAGGGACGCGGTGGTTATAACAGAGGATCAGGCCCTCAAATACCAATGGAAGATTATAACTTCCTGGGACAAAATCGGCGATGT ATGGTCGTTGCGCTACACGCCCGGAATTCTGAGTGCCTTGGCTGCGGGAACGGGCGCCTACATAAATAATCATTATCGCACCAAGCTGCGACTTGGAGGACATGGTCGATTGTCCACTTACCTCCCGATTGTCGCCGTTCCCGCCATATTTACCATGCTGGCGCACAAGTTCTTTATTCAGCGGCCCATCCTGCTAAATCCGCTGGGCGAGTGCCCGGTGTGCATCCAGATGCGCAGTGCTGCCTTTCAGACAAGTCTGGGCATCGTATATCCCACAATTCTGGCACCATTCGCCGCATTTCTGTTCGCAACCCGCTGCTACACGTACCGTATTCCCTCGATTACGGAAAATCCCAGAGAAGTGTTTATGTTGTGGCGGAAAATCACACGCCCCATTGTCCCAGCCTTAGGAACCTTAATCGGCCTGCAGGCCCTGCTAACCATGTTCCTCACTGGCCAGGAGGACAAGCAGAACTTTAAAATTATGCTTCGCATGAGGGAGATCGAGCACCAGCTGGAGGAGGAACACTTGCCACAGCGAATGGATTTTTAA
- the LOC117150824 gene encoding uncharacterized protein LOC117150824, producing the protein MPHKRRNRVHANQRNFTTRLVSVAKQVSAPPNVLVESCNGAHAENSSPGSPKAKGGAMTNGKNPKNQLAVPICNTTVRKQNEAHIVSNIKLQMNFHKESNLIAPQITKKMNFAPNRVVFGVLVPLNVNDSVLVPHNNKPDALKQTSKESESCKAISEPQLANYVEKVDSIIMPVKEPVLSLFWVPEPFDFFGAYKRTYN; encoded by the exons ATGCCGCACAAACGTAGGAACCGAGTCCATGCGAACCAAAGGAATTTCACAACGCGACTCGTTTCTGTGGCCAAACAGGTGTCTGCACCGCCGAATGTGCTCGTCGAATCCTGCAACGGTGCTCATGCGGAAAACAGCTCGCCGGGCAGTCCGAAGGCCAAAGGAGGCGCAATGACCAACGGGAAAAATCCGAAGAACCAGTTAGCCGTGCCCATATGCAACACCACCGTGCGCAAGCAGAACGAGGCCCATATCGTATCCAACATTAAGCTGCAAATGAACTTTCATAAGGAATCTAACTTGATCGCTCCACAG ATCACCAAAAAGATGAACTTCGCTCCGAATCGTGTTGTATTCGGGGTCCTAGTGCCTCTCAATGTCAACGATTCTGTGCTGGTGCCGCACAATAACAAGCCCGATGCCTTAAAGCAGACATCGAAAGAATCGGAATCATGCAAGGCCATAAGCGAGCCCCAGCTAGCCAACTATGTGGAGAAAGTAGATTCCATTATCATGCCGGTTAAGGAACCAGTACTCAGCTTGTTTTGGGTACCAGAACCATTCGATTTTTTCGGCGCATATAAGAGAACATACAATTAG
- the LOC117150826 gene encoding dolichyl-diphosphooligosaccharide--protein glycosyltransferase subunit DAD1 — MVELSSVISKFYNDYVQNTPKKLKLVDIYLGYILLTGIIQFVYCCLVGTFPFNSFLSGFISTVSCFVLAVCLRLQANPQNKSVFAGISPERGFADFIFAHVILHLVVMNFIG; from the coding sequence ATGGTGGAGCTGTCGAGCGTCATTTCCAAGTTCTACAACGACTACGTGCAGAACACGCCCAAGAAACTGAAGCTGGTGGACATCTACCTGGGCTACATTCTGCTCACCGGCATCATTCAGTTTGTTTACTGCTGCCTGGTTGGAACCTTCCCGTTCAACTCCTTCCTATCTGGTTTCATCAGCACCGTCAGCTGCTTCGTCCTGGCAGTGTGCCTACGCCTGCAGGCCAATCCCCAGAACAAGAGCGTGTTTGCCGGCATTTCGCCGGAACGCGGCTTCGCCGACTTTATCTTCGCTCATGTGATCCTGCATCTGGTGGTCATGAACTTCATCGGTTAA
- the LOC117150821 gene encoding proton-coupled amino acid transporter-like protein CG1139 isoform X1, whose protein sequence is MTERQPLLLQSDASDYEGSRGSAARPVRSSPPDNTLVNVHSEDSLAVHAAASGSGDEEIGSTDKSYNPTHHRDLEHPTSNFDTLVHLLKGNIGTGILAMPDAFKNAGLYVGLFGTMIMGAICTHCMHMLVNCSHELCRRFQQPSLDFSEVAYCSFESGPLGLRRYSMLARRIVTTFLFITQIGFCCVYFLFVALNIKDVMDHYYKMPVQIYLLIMLGPMILLNLVRNLKYLTPVSLVAALLTVAGLAITFSYMLVELPDVHTVKPVATWATLPLYFGTAIYAFEGIGVVLPLENNMRTPEDFGGTTGVLNTGMVIVACLYTAVGFFGYLKYGEHVEGSITLNLPQGDTLSQLVRISMAVAIFLSYTLQFYVPVNIVEPFVRSHFDTTRAKDLSATVLRVVLVTFTFLLATCIPNLGSIISLVGAVSSSALALIAPPIIEVITFYNVGYGRFNWMLWKDVLILIFGLCGFVFGTWASLAQILNDTTH, encoded by the exons ATGACGGAACGACAGCCGTTGCTCCTCCAGAGCGATGCCTCTGACTACGAGGGCAGTCGAGGATCGGCGGCACGACCCGTGCGCAGCTCTCCGCCGGACAACACTCTCGTCAACGTGCACAGCGAGGACAGCTTAGCAG TGCACGCAGCAGCCTCTGGATCGGGAGATGAGGAAATTGGATCGACGGATAAGTCCTATAACCCCACCCATCATCGCGACCTGGAGCATCCGACGTCCAACTTCGATACCCTGGTTCATCTGCTGAAGGGCAACATTGGTACGGGCATTCTTGCAATGCCGGATGCCTTTAAAAACGCCGGACTTTATGTGGGACTCTTTGGCACAATGATCATGGGAGCCATCTGCACCCACTGCATGCACATGCTGGTCAACTGCTCCCACGAGCTGTGCCGGAGATTCCAGCAGCCATCGTTAGATTTCTCGGAGGTGGCGTACTGCAGTTTTGAGTCGGGACCTTTGGGACTAAGACGATACTCCATGTTGGCTCGACGAATTGTTACCACGTTCTTGTTCATCACTCAAATCGGTTTCTGCTGCGTCTACTTCCTCTTTGTGGCGTTGAATATCAAGGACGTTATGGATCACTACTACAAGATGCCTGTACAGATTTACCTGCTTATAATGCTTGGACCCATGATCCTGTTGAATCTGGTGCGGAATCTTAAATATTTGACGCCAGTTTCGCTGGTTGCTGCCCTGCTCACAGTTGCCGGACTGGCCATTACATTCTCGTACATGCTGGTGGAGCTGCCGGATGTGCACACGGTCAAGCCGGTGGCCACTTGGGCGACGCTGCCTCTGTACTTTGGAACCGCCATATACGCGTTCGAGGGAATTGGTGTTGTGCTGCCCTTGGAGAACAATATGCGCACACCCGAGGACTTTGGCGGCACCACAGGTGTCCTCAACACGGGCATGGTGATCGTGGCCTGCTTGTACACAGCTGTCGGGTTCTTCGGCTACCTGAAGTACGGAGAACACGTGGAGGGCAGCATTACCCTAAATCTGCCGCAGGGCGATAC ACTTTCCCAGTTGGTGCGGATTTCAATGGCGGTGGCCATCTTCCTCTCGTATACGCTTCAGTTTTATGTGCCTGTGAACATCGTGGAGCCCTTTGTGCGAAGTCATTTCGATACAACGAGGGCCAAGGATCTGTCGGCAACTGTGTTGCGAGTCGTTCTGGTCACTTTTACCT TCCTGCTGGCCACCTGTATTCCCAATCTAGGCTCCATTATCTCGCTGGTAGGAGCCGTTAGCAGCTCAGCTTTGGCCCTAATTGCACCACCCATAATTGAAGTTATTACCTTTTACAACGTTGGATATGGACGCTTCAATTGGATGCTATGGAAGGACGTTTTAATCCTGATCTTTGGACTCTGCGGCTTTGTGTTCGGCACCTGGGCAAGCTTAGCTCAAATCCTGAATGACACAACCCACTGA
- the LOC117150821 gene encoding proton-coupled amino acid transporter-like protein CG1139 isoform X2 produces MTERQPLLLQSDASDYEGSRGSAARPVRSSPPDNTLVNVHSEDSLAAASGSGDEEIGSTDKSYNPTHHRDLEHPTSNFDTLVHLLKGNIGTGILAMPDAFKNAGLYVGLFGTMIMGAICTHCMHMLVNCSHELCRRFQQPSLDFSEVAYCSFESGPLGLRRYSMLARRIVTTFLFITQIGFCCVYFLFVALNIKDVMDHYYKMPVQIYLLIMLGPMILLNLVRNLKYLTPVSLVAALLTVAGLAITFSYMLVELPDVHTVKPVATWATLPLYFGTAIYAFEGIGVVLPLENNMRTPEDFGGTTGVLNTGMVIVACLYTAVGFFGYLKYGEHVEGSITLNLPQGDTLSQLVRISMAVAIFLSYTLQFYVPVNIVEPFVRSHFDTTRAKDLSATVLRVVLVTFTFLLATCIPNLGSIISLVGAVSSSALALIAPPIIEVITFYNVGYGRFNWMLWKDVLILIFGLCGFVFGTWASLAQILNDTTH; encoded by the exons ATGACGGAACGACAGCCGTTGCTCCTCCAGAGCGATGCCTCTGACTACGAGGGCAGTCGAGGATCGGCGGCACGACCCGTGCGCAGCTCTCCGCCGGACAACACTCTCGTCAACGTGCACAGCGAGGACAGCTTAGCAG CAGCCTCTGGATCGGGAGATGAGGAAATTGGATCGACGGATAAGTCCTATAACCCCACCCATCATCGCGACCTGGAGCATCCGACGTCCAACTTCGATACCCTGGTTCATCTGCTGAAGGGCAACATTGGTACGGGCATTCTTGCAATGCCGGATGCCTTTAAAAACGCCGGACTTTATGTGGGACTCTTTGGCACAATGATCATGGGAGCCATCTGCACCCACTGCATGCACATGCTGGTCAACTGCTCCCACGAGCTGTGCCGGAGATTCCAGCAGCCATCGTTAGATTTCTCGGAGGTGGCGTACTGCAGTTTTGAGTCGGGACCTTTGGGACTAAGACGATACTCCATGTTGGCTCGACGAATTGTTACCACGTTCTTGTTCATCACTCAAATCGGTTTCTGCTGCGTCTACTTCCTCTTTGTGGCGTTGAATATCAAGGACGTTATGGATCACTACTACAAGATGCCTGTACAGATTTACCTGCTTATAATGCTTGGACCCATGATCCTGTTGAATCTGGTGCGGAATCTTAAATATTTGACGCCAGTTTCGCTGGTTGCTGCCCTGCTCACAGTTGCCGGACTGGCCATTACATTCTCGTACATGCTGGTGGAGCTGCCGGATGTGCACACGGTCAAGCCGGTGGCCACTTGGGCGACGCTGCCTCTGTACTTTGGAACCGCCATATACGCGTTCGAGGGAATTGGTGTTGTGCTGCCCTTGGAGAACAATATGCGCACACCCGAGGACTTTGGCGGCACCACAGGTGTCCTCAACACGGGCATGGTGATCGTGGCCTGCTTGTACACAGCTGTCGGGTTCTTCGGCTACCTGAAGTACGGAGAACACGTGGAGGGCAGCATTACCCTAAATCTGCCGCAGGGCGATAC ACTTTCCCAGTTGGTGCGGATTTCAATGGCGGTGGCCATCTTCCTCTCGTATACGCTTCAGTTTTATGTGCCTGTGAACATCGTGGAGCCCTTTGTGCGAAGTCATTTCGATACAACGAGGGCCAAGGATCTGTCGGCAACTGTGTTGCGAGTCGTTCTGGTCACTTTTACCT TCCTGCTGGCCACCTGTATTCCCAATCTAGGCTCCATTATCTCGCTGGTAGGAGCCGTTAGCAGCTCAGCTTTGGCCCTAATTGCACCACCCATAATTGAAGTTATTACCTTTTACAACGTTGGATATGGACGCTTCAATTGGATGCTATGGAAGGACGTTTTAATCCTGATCTTTGGACTCTGCGGCTTTGTGTTCGGCACCTGGGCAAGCTTAGCTCAAATCCTGAATGACACAACCCACTGA
- the LOC117150821 gene encoding proton-coupled amino acid transporter-like protein CG1139 isoform X3, translating to MTERQPLLLQSDASDYEGSRGSAARPVRSSPPDNTLVNVHSEDSLAASGSGDEEIGSTDKSYNPTHHRDLEHPTSNFDTLVHLLKGNIGTGILAMPDAFKNAGLYVGLFGTMIMGAICTHCMHMLVNCSHELCRRFQQPSLDFSEVAYCSFESGPLGLRRYSMLARRIVTTFLFITQIGFCCVYFLFVALNIKDVMDHYYKMPVQIYLLIMLGPMILLNLVRNLKYLTPVSLVAALLTVAGLAITFSYMLVELPDVHTVKPVATWATLPLYFGTAIYAFEGIGVVLPLENNMRTPEDFGGTTGVLNTGMVIVACLYTAVGFFGYLKYGEHVEGSITLNLPQGDTLSQLVRISMAVAIFLSYTLQFYVPVNIVEPFVRSHFDTTRAKDLSATVLRVVLVTFTFLLATCIPNLGSIISLVGAVSSSALALIAPPIIEVITFYNVGYGRFNWMLWKDVLILIFGLCGFVFGTWASLAQILNDTTH from the exons ATGACGGAACGACAGCCGTTGCTCCTCCAGAGCGATGCCTCTGACTACGAGGGCAGTCGAGGATCGGCGGCACGACCCGTGCGCAGCTCTCCGCCGGACAACACTCTCGTCAACGTGCACAGCGAGGACAGCTTAGCAG CCTCTGGATCGGGAGATGAGGAAATTGGATCGACGGATAAGTCCTATAACCCCACCCATCATCGCGACCTGGAGCATCCGACGTCCAACTTCGATACCCTGGTTCATCTGCTGAAGGGCAACATTGGTACGGGCATTCTTGCAATGCCGGATGCCTTTAAAAACGCCGGACTTTATGTGGGACTCTTTGGCACAATGATCATGGGAGCCATCTGCACCCACTGCATGCACATGCTGGTCAACTGCTCCCACGAGCTGTGCCGGAGATTCCAGCAGCCATCGTTAGATTTCTCGGAGGTGGCGTACTGCAGTTTTGAGTCGGGACCTTTGGGACTAAGACGATACTCCATGTTGGCTCGACGAATTGTTACCACGTTCTTGTTCATCACTCAAATCGGTTTCTGCTGCGTCTACTTCCTCTTTGTGGCGTTGAATATCAAGGACGTTATGGATCACTACTACAAGATGCCTGTACAGATTTACCTGCTTATAATGCTTGGACCCATGATCCTGTTGAATCTGGTGCGGAATCTTAAATATTTGACGCCAGTTTCGCTGGTTGCTGCCCTGCTCACAGTTGCCGGACTGGCCATTACATTCTCGTACATGCTGGTGGAGCTGCCGGATGTGCACACGGTCAAGCCGGTGGCCACTTGGGCGACGCTGCCTCTGTACTTTGGAACCGCCATATACGCGTTCGAGGGAATTGGTGTTGTGCTGCCCTTGGAGAACAATATGCGCACACCCGAGGACTTTGGCGGCACCACAGGTGTCCTCAACACGGGCATGGTGATCGTGGCCTGCTTGTACACAGCTGTCGGGTTCTTCGGCTACCTGAAGTACGGAGAACACGTGGAGGGCAGCATTACCCTAAATCTGCCGCAGGGCGATAC ACTTTCCCAGTTGGTGCGGATTTCAATGGCGGTGGCCATCTTCCTCTCGTATACGCTTCAGTTTTATGTGCCTGTGAACATCGTGGAGCCCTTTGTGCGAAGTCATTTCGATACAACGAGGGCCAAGGATCTGTCGGCAACTGTGTTGCGAGTCGTTCTGGTCACTTTTACCT TCCTGCTGGCCACCTGTATTCCCAATCTAGGCTCCATTATCTCGCTGGTAGGAGCCGTTAGCAGCTCAGCTTTGGCCCTAATTGCACCACCCATAATTGAAGTTATTACCTTTTACAACGTTGGATATGGACGCTTCAATTGGATGCTATGGAAGGACGTTTTAATCCTGATCTTTGGACTCTGCGGCTTTGTGTTCGGCACCTGGGCAAGCTTAGCTCAAATCCTGAATGACACAACCCACTGA
- the LOC117150827 gene encoding uncharacterized protein LOC117150827, whose translation MCSYVKSSCSLLVLVLALGAVSAQPARLAKQLQKQQAAPYPSADELKPEVPFEEGVPDQTYGPPDLTYGPPPTDAVEQLPSDEEPQDFTPDPDAEEVQPIQQAPARLTKQIRSGPRAQGLILLSSSPLRVANSNGIPFPVTIQALW comes from the coding sequence ATGTGCAGCTACGTAAAGTCATCCTGTTCCTTGCTGGTGCTGGTCCTGGCACTTGGAGCGGTTTCAGCTCAGCCGGCACGCCTGGCAAAGCAACTTCAGAAACAGCAGGCAGCACCCTACCCATCCGCCGACGAACTAAAGCCGGAGGTTCCATTCGAGGAAGGAGTCCCGGATCAGACATATGGACCACCGGATCTGACCTACGGCCCACCGCCCACAGATGCAGTTGAGCAGCTACCCAGCGATGAGGAGCCGCAAGACTTTACACCCGATCCGGATGCAGAGGAAGTTCAGCCTATCCAGCAGGCACCCGCTCGTCTGACCAAGCAGATTAGGAGCGGTCCACGAGCTCAAGGACTGATTCTGCTCTCTTCCAGTCCATTGAGAGTGGCTAATTCCAATGGAATCCCATTCCCAGTGACCATTCAAGCCCTGTGGTAG